From one Montipora capricornis isolate CH-2021 chromosome 10, ASM3666992v2, whole genome shotgun sequence genomic stretch:
- the LOC138019083 gene encoding unconventional prefoldin RPB5 interactor-like — MSEFAQISRLQEENKKALLERQQRLHTCEKYKEDYEKLEELLRTLPQKTAHEVMVPVGSVAFMPGKLVHTNEITVLLGDNWFAERSASQAVEIVARRKKYLENNIAGIKQDIESFDARLKFAEDIQSVAEEKSDIKEIKENLSQQDEERLLNRGVRKAHPKAERFGGCKKVEGLKQLGKKKTVKGKMTTPPSGEVLSLLARLDELEKKETANAELDQLDDFDENEKSTPFDNDVRWEQPSTDKDKKSSSKRIKWKDCVSKKVNEKNGDDSDDDSSGDENDDNGDDDDVTTITVKFSSLCKSTPLENQEGISGEDAVITPADIYSQFTPKQELKSILKKPCIEEKEQQNWDKVPSTRQAVITTKESEKEKEEFNFPKAFTGTIVEKPLAHQEQQNSSASQMSTSDAGKKPSRFKASRQKHQ, encoded by the exons ATGTCCGAGTTCGCCCAAATTTCTCGTCTTCAGGAAGAAAATAAGAAG GCTTTGCTGGAACGGCAGCAGCGTCTTCACACGTG CGAGAAATACAAAGAAGACTATGAGAAACTTGAGGAGCTCCTGAGGACCCTTCCTCAGAAGACGGCCCACGAGGTTATG GTACCAGTTGGCTCAGTGGCTTTTATGCCAGGGAAACTGGTTCATACCAATGAAATCACAGTTCTCCTCGGGGATAACTGGTTTGCAGAACGTTCAGCCAGCCAAGCTGTCGAGATTGTGGCAAGAAGGAAAAAAT ACCTTGAGAATAACATAGCTGGGATCAAGCAAGACATTGAGAGTTTCGATGCAAGGCTTAAGTTTGCTGAAGATATCCAATCTGTTGCTGAG GAAAAATCAGACATTAAAGAAATCAAGGAAAACCTCTCACAGCAAGATGAAGAAAGGCTCTTAA ATAGAGGTGTTCGAAAGGCTCATCCAAAAGCTGAAAGGTTTGGAGGCTGCAAAAAGGTGGAAGGACTGAAACAGCTTGGGAAGAAGAAAACAGTGAAGGGGAAAATGACTACGCCCCCTTCTGGTGAAGTTTTGTCTTTGCTTGCGAGGCTAGATGAACTGGAAAAGAAGGAAACTGCAAATGCAGAGCTTGATCAGTTAGATGattttgatgaaaatgaaaaaagtacACCTTTTGACAATGATGTTAGATGGGAGCAGCCATCAACAGACAAAGACAAGAAGAGTTCATCAAAAAGAATCAAGTGGAAAGATTGTGTTAGCAAAAAAGTCAATGAGAAGAACGGTGATGATTCTGATGATGACAGTAGTGGTGATGAAAACGATGACAatggcgatgatgatgatgtcacaaCTATCACTGTCAAGTTCAGTTCATTGTGTAAATCAACCCCCCTTGAG AATCAGGAAGGAATTTCCGGTGAAGACGCAGTCATTACCCCAGCCGATATTTATTCCCAGTTTACTCCTAAACAGGAGTTGAAATCTATTCTAAAGAAACCTTGTATCGAAGAGAAAGAGCAACAAAACTGGGACAAAGTGCCTTCAACACGACAAGCTGTGATCACCACGAAGGAGTCAGAGAAAGAAAAGGAGGAATTTAACTTTCCGAAG GCGTTTACCGGAACCATTGTTGAAAAGCCTCTTGCTCATCAAGAACAGCAGAATTCTAGTGCCTCTcag ATGAGCACATCCGACGCTGGAAAGAAACCTTCCAGATTTAAAGCATCAAGACAAAAGCATCAATAA